The Chryseobacterium tructae genome has a window encoding:
- a CDS encoding lysophospholipid acyltransferase family protein → MTKILNYLWRFWLLLLAFVLTITLGIPVYILSFNKKHYKYAYKFIRLWCFGMFYGMGFRYDLINLSEQEKDKNKEYVFISNHTSIMDIMLTCILFPQHPICFVGKKELVNIPIFGTIYKRICVMVDRASARSRADVYRRCAEKMEEGNSIAIFPEGGVPDDTSIILDDFKDGAFILSSKHNSPIAAYTFIGLKEMFPFDSSKGYPGKVKVYFNGIIEPTDSPKDLKAEAFQVIKKTLMEHSI, encoded by the coding sequence GTGACAAAAATTTTAAATTATCTCTGGAGATTTTGGCTATTGTTATTAGCTTTTGTTTTAACAATCACTCTTGGGATTCCCGTTTATATTTTATCCTTTAATAAAAAGCATTATAAATACGCATATAAGTTCATCCGACTATGGTGTTTCGGGATGTTTTATGGAATGGGATTCAGGTATGATCTCATCAATCTTTCTGAACAAGAGAAAGATAAAAATAAAGAATACGTTTTCATTTCGAATCATACTTCGATCATGGACATCATGCTGACCTGTATTCTTTTTCCACAACATCCTATTTGTTTTGTAGGAAAAAAAGAGCTGGTTAATATTCCTATTTTTGGAACCATTTATAAAAGGATCTGCGTCATGGTAGACAGAGCAAGTGCAAGAAGCCGTGCTGATGTATACCGCAGATGTGCTGAGAAAATGGAGGAAGGCAACAGCATTGCTATTTTCCCTGAAGGTGGAGTGCCCGATGATACTTCCATCATCCTGGATGACTTTAAAGACGGAGCATTTATATTATCTTCAAAACACAACTCTCCTATTGCAGCCTATACCTTTATTGGACTTAAGGAAATGTTTCCTTTTGACAGCTCCAAAGGCTACCCTGGAAAAGTAAAAGTTTATTTCAATGGAATTATAGAGCCTACTGATTCTCCAAAAGACTTAAAAGCAGAGGCTTTTCAAGTAATTAAAAAAACTTTAATGGAGCATTCCATTTAA
- a CDS encoding GtrA family protein produces MKEILIRQKQVLFFIIAGGLSAIVEIGSFKIFSTYLPHIFIKETNFYGIHYPLSNIFSTSCGIITNYFLSIWFVFERGKHSKKREFAYFMVVSFISTLFSLGFFQIFYSFIFKDNINLIFYTLSPEIISKIAAILLVSILNYSVKKKVIFNG; encoded by the coding sequence ATGAAAGAAATACTCATACGCCAAAAACAAGTTTTGTTCTTCATCATTGCAGGAGGACTAAGCGCCATTGTTGAGATCGGCAGCTTTAAAATATTCAGTACTTACCTTCCTCATATCTTTATAAAAGAAACCAATTTTTATGGTATCCATTACCCTTTAAGCAATATCTTTTCTACCAGCTGCGGGATCATCACCAATTACTTTCTGAGTATCTGGTTTGTTTTTGAAAGAGGAAAACATTCCAAGAAAAGGGAGTTTGCTTATTTCATGGTGGTCTCTTTTATTTCCACTTTATTCAGTCTTGGTTTCTTCCAGATATTTTACAGCTTTATATTTAAAGATAATATCAATTTAATTTTTTATACCTTGAGTCCGGAAATAATCAGTAAGATTGCAGCAATCCTGTTGGTTTCCATTCTTAATTATTCGGTAAAGAAGAAAGTAATTTTTAACGGTTAG
- a CDS encoding BadF/BadG/BcrA/BcrD ATPase family protein — MVAIVDSGSTKSDWVILDDFKKVFLKTETIGFNPNFINRELIAPEIQKNSNLILVKNSITKVFFYGSGCGVEKNRETIEAELKKVFGKAEIIVKEDLMAAAYAAYKGKPAIVCILGTGSNSCYFDGKDLKIELPSLGFLIGDEGSGSAIGKQLVRRYFMKKLPADLRSEFEADYKLTIEDALKNMYHAPRPNAYLADFNKFVVERKDHPYFMNMVFEEMKSFFEYQVMPYEEAHDAEINFIGSIAYYYENILRSVAEELNLNVGHVVQKPIESLVDYHIKYIL, encoded by the coding sequence ATGGTTGCTATTGTAGATAGTGGTTCTACTAAATCGGATTGGGTAATCCTTGATGACTTCAAAAAGGTTTTTCTGAAAACTGAAACCATCGGCTTTAATCCGAATTTTATCAACAGAGAGCTTATCGCTCCTGAAATACAAAAGAACAGCAACCTGATATTGGTAAAGAATTCAATTACTAAAGTCTTTTTTTATGGCTCAGGGTGTGGAGTGGAAAAAAACCGCGAAACCATAGAAGCTGAGCTTAAGAAAGTATTTGGAAAAGCTGAAATCATTGTAAAAGAAGATCTAATGGCTGCCGCTTATGCCGCTTATAAAGGGAAACCTGCAATCGTGTGCATTTTAGGGACAGGATCAAACTCTTGTTATTTTGATGGTAAAGATTTAAAAATAGAATTACCATCCCTTGGATTCCTGATCGGAGATGAGGGAAGTGGAAGTGCGATCGGAAAACAGCTGGTACGCAGGTATTTCATGAAAAAACTTCCTGCAGATCTTCGAAGTGAATTTGAGGCAGATTATAAACTTACCATAGAAGATGCATTGAAAAATATGTATCATGCACCAAGACCAAATGCTTATTTGGCTGATTTCAATAAATTTGTTGTAGAAAGAAAGGATCACCCTTACTTTATGAACATGGTTTTCGAGGAAATGAAAAGTTTTTTCGAATACCAGGTTATGCCTTATGAGGAAGCACATGATGCAGAAATCAATTTTATTGGCTCTATTGCTTATTATTATGAAAATATTTTACGCTCTGTAGCGGAAGAACTAAATTTAAATGTGGGACATGTTGTTCAGAAACCAATTGAAAGCTTAGTAGATTACCACATTAAATATATACTCTAA
- a CDS encoding NADP-dependent malic enzyme — MSNNNNRDEKNFSQAALDYHKAEPKGKIEVIPSKPHSSQRDLSLAYSPGVAVPCMEIHDKPETVYDYTGKGNLVAVISNGTAVLGLGDIGAEASKPVMEGKGLLFKIFADINVFDIEIDEKDPDKFIEIVKGIAPTFGGINLEDIKAPEAFYIEQRLKEELNIPLMHDDQHGTAIISAAALINSLQIANKDIDKVKMVVNGAGAAAIACTKLYISLGLKKENVLMCDSKGVINHKRENLTPEKLDFIAQTDIETLEDAVKGSDVFVGLSKGNVMTPEMLLSMGENPIVFALANPDPEIAYDLALSTRKDVIMATGRSDYPNQVNNVLGFPYIFRGALDVQATAINEEMKLAAVHAIADLAKEPVPEAVILAYNVQSLQFGRDYFIPKPFDNRLITKVSSAVAKAAIESGVARKAITDFEEYENQLLDRMGRDERLVRMMQSRAKSNPKRITLGNAEEYNVLKAAQILYEEGIAYPSLLGDKKYIKQQMERYGINLDVPIIDPSDDDQKENRKKYRETLWKLRQRKGMNEYKAKRYVRQRDYFGPLMLKHGDTDGLIVGFSKNYASVLRPVLEVIEKDKGVDKVAAMMMILSEKKPIFFADTSINQNPTAEDLVNIAKMAEFTVKSFAIEPRIAMLGFENFAAISETSKKVAKAVTILHEKYPKMIVDGEIQPDFAMNADHLSDYPFSKLGTTPANTFIFPNLESANLSYKILRGMKVAQVIGPILMGLKQPVHVLQMRSSVDEIVNLATIAVLDAQRREKK; from the coding sequence ATGTCAAATAACAACAATCGCGACGAAAAGAATTTTAGTCAGGCCGCGTTAGATTATCATAAAGCAGAACCCAAAGGGAAAATCGAAGTTATACCATCCAAGCCACACTCATCTCAAAGAGATTTATCACTGGCTTATTCTCCAGGAGTAGCGGTTCCTTGTATGGAAATCCACGATAAACCTGAGACCGTATACGATTATACAGGAAAAGGAAACCTGGTTGCTGTAATTTCTAACGGTACTGCGGTACTTGGACTAGGAGATATCGGTGCTGAAGCATCCAAGCCGGTAATGGAAGGGAAAGGACTGTTGTTCAAAATTTTCGCCGATATCAACGTTTTTGATATTGAGATCGATGAAAAAGATCCTGATAAATTTATTGAGATTGTAAAAGGAATTGCTCCTACATTCGGAGGAATCAACCTGGAAGATATTAAAGCTCCTGAGGCATTCTATATTGAACAAAGATTAAAAGAGGAATTGAATATTCCTTTGATGCACGATGATCAGCACGGAACAGCAATTATTTCTGCTGCTGCATTGATCAACTCATTACAGATCGCCAATAAGGATATTGATAAAGTGAAAATGGTAGTGAATGGTGCCGGAGCGGCGGCCATTGCTTGTACCAAACTTTATATCTCATTAGGATTGAAAAAAGAAAACGTCCTGATGTGTGACAGTAAAGGAGTAATCAATCATAAAAGAGAGAACCTTACTCCTGAAAAATTAGACTTCATCGCTCAAACAGATATTGAAACATTAGAAGATGCTGTAAAAGGATCTGATGTTTTCGTAGGATTATCCAAAGGAAATGTGATGACTCCTGAGATGTTGCTAAGCATGGGTGAGAACCCTATTGTGTTCGCTTTGGCAAACCCGGATCCTGAAATTGCTTATGATCTTGCTCTTTCAACCCGTAAAGATGTAATCATGGCAACAGGAAGAAGTGATTATCCTAACCAGGTAAACAATGTATTAGGATTCCCTTATATCTTCCGTGGTGCATTAGATGTTCAGGCTACAGCAATTAATGAAGAAATGAAGCTGGCTGCTGTACATGCTATTGCTGATCTTGCAAAAGAACCGGTACCAGAAGCTGTAATTCTTGCTTACAACGTTCAGAGCTTACAGTTCGGAAGAGACTACTTTATTCCAAAACCATTTGACAACAGATTGATTACAAAAGTGTCAAGTGCAGTTGCCAAAGCAGCTATTGAAAGCGGTGTTGCAAGAAAAGCAATTACTGATTTTGAAGAGTATGAGAACCAGCTTTTGGATAGAATGGGTAGAGACGAGAGATTGGTGAGAATGATGCAGAGCCGTGCAAAATCTAACCCGAAAAGAATTACCCTTGGCAATGCTGAAGAGTACAATGTATTGAAAGCAGCTCAGATTCTTTATGAAGAAGGAATTGCTTATCCAAGCCTTTTAGGAGATAAAAAATACATCAAGCAGCAGATGGAACGTTACGGAATTAACCTTGATGTTCCTATCATTGATCCAAGTGATGACGATCAAAAAGAAAACAGAAAGAAATATAGAGAAACACTTTGGAAACTTCGTCAGAGAAAAGGAATGAACGAGTACAAAGCTAAGAGATATGTTCGCCAGAGAGATTATTTTGGGCCACTTATGCTGAAGCATGGTGATACTGATGGGCTTATCGTTGGGTTTTCTAAAAATTATGCTTCCGTATTGCGTCCTGTTTTAGAAGTTATTGAAAAAGATAAAGGCGTAGATAAAGTAGCAGCAATGATGATGATTCTGTCTGAAAAGAAACCTATTTTCTTCGCAGATACCTCTATCAACCAGAATCCTACGGCTGAAGATCTAGTGAATATTGCTAAAATGGCAGAATTTACAGTGAAATCTTTTGCTATTGAACCAAGAATTGCAATGCTTGGATTTGAAAATTTTGCTGCCATCTCTGAAACTTCCAAAAAAGTAGCTAAGGCAGTAACTATTCTTCATGAGAAATATCCTAAAATGATCGTGGATGGAGAAATCCAACCGGATTTTGCAATGAATGCAGATCATTTAAGTGATTATCCTTTCTCAAAACTGGGAACCACTCCAGCAAATACATTCATCTTCCCGAATCTTGAAAGCGCAAACCTTTCTTACAAGATTTTAAGAGGAATGAAAGTAGCACAGGTTATCGGGCCAATCTTGATGGGATTAAAGCAGCCGGTGCACGTTCTTCAGATGCGTTCAAGCGTAGACGAGATCGTAAATCTTGCAACAATTGCTGTTCTTGATGCACAGAGAAGAGAGAAAAAATAA
- a CDS encoding GLPGLI family protein has protein sequence MQLKTFIAILLFSFAQNFYSQDMRIDYNLVYKQDTLSSETISKKMVLLIQDGESRFCTEKQYQVDSLRSIGFKGFAVPDNVFDVVKDKQNRSSRYYYIVADVYKLTEPIQLDWKIEKEVAKKYGYNCQKATLNYKGRDWEAWFTQDIPLQEGPYVFKGLPGLIVEMEDKSHSYKFSFSGLKKSFHKMNIEGFSSKPMEISRNNFKKVMLDYYNDPFREMSSGNVKAKLKDEKGNDLEINFREMTKNTQSYLKKSNNPIELSEAIKYP, from the coding sequence ATGCAATTGAAAACGTTCATCGCAATTCTGCTTTTCTCATTCGCTCAAAATTTTTATTCTCAGGATATGAGAATAGACTATAATCTGGTCTATAAACAAGACACATTAAGCTCTGAAACAATATCAAAAAAAATGGTGCTCCTTATCCAGGATGGAGAATCCAGATTTTGTACGGAAAAACAATATCAGGTAGATTCTCTGAGAAGTATTGGCTTTAAAGGTTTTGCCGTGCCAGATAATGTTTTTGATGTGGTGAAGGATAAGCAGAATAGAAGCTCAAGATATTACTATATAGTAGCCGATGTATATAAACTGACAGAACCTATACAGTTGGACTGGAAAATAGAGAAAGAAGTTGCCAAAAAATATGGTTATAATTGTCAGAAAGCAACATTAAACTACAAAGGAAGAGATTGGGAGGCCTGGTTTACACAGGATATTCCATTGCAGGAAGGTCCCTATGTCTTCAAAGGATTACCAGGGCTGATTGTGGAGATGGAAGATAAAAGTCATTCTTATAAATTTTCCTTTTCAGGATTGAAAAAAAGCTTTCATAAAATGAACATTGAGGGTTTTAGTTCTAAGCCAATGGAAATTTCCAGGAATAATTTTAAAAAGGTAATGTTGGACTATTATAATGATCCGTTTCGTGAGATGAGCTCTGGAAATGTGAAAGCAAAACTTAAGGATGAAAAGGGAAATGATTTAGAAATTAATTTTAGGGAAATGACAAAAAATACACAATCTTACCTGAAAAAAAGCAACAATCCTATAGAATTGTCAGAAGCGATTAAATATCCATAG
- the ruvA gene encoding Holliday junction branch migration protein RuvA has protein sequence MIFSLQGTVQELTPTYAVINVQGVGYYVGISLMTSQTLTLNQQTVLFIQQIIREDAHLLFGFNTRSEKEMFNLLISVNGVGAVSALILLSTLSLDEIASGILSGNSGLIQKAKGIGAKTAERIIVDLKDKVQKFSGPAENISSLANNKIKDEALSALEVLGIPKRTSEKMADKILKQNPDLSVEELVKQILKNI, from the coding sequence ATGATATTTTCTTTACAAGGTACTGTTCAAGAACTTACACCTACCTATGCAGTAATCAACGTACAAGGCGTTGGCTACTATGTGGGGATCAGCTTAATGACCTCACAGACACTTACTTTAAATCAACAAACTGTTTTATTCATTCAGCAGATTATCCGTGAAGATGCTCATCTTTTGTTCGGCTTTAACACTCGTTCAGAAAAAGAGATGTTCAATTTGTTAATAAGCGTTAATGGAGTGGGAGCAGTTTCTGCCCTTATTCTGTTATCTACATTAAGCCTTGATGAGATTGCTTCCGGCATCCTTTCGGGGAATAGTGGACTGATTCAGAAGGCTAAAGGAATCGGAGCAAAAACAGCAGAGAGAATTATTGTTGATCTTAAGGATAAAGTACAGAAATTCAGTGGTCCAGCGGAGAATATTTCATCGCTGGCGAATAATAAAATCAAGGATGAAGCGTTATCTGCATTAGAAGTTTTAGGAATTCCTAAGCGAACGAGCGAGAAGATGGCGGATAAGATCTTAAAACAAAATCCTGACCTCTCCGTTGAAGAATTGGTTAAACAAATTTTAAAAAACATTTAA